The following are from one region of the Abiotrophia defectiva ATCC 49176 genome:
- a CDS encoding DUF2187 domain-containing protein → MRVKVTKSERELIERELRRGTTKSRIASLLHVNFETGCQMIQRVREQIRPEIGDQIRFTFRQVHMRGTIRKLLTNSAVVDIDWLRSDPTMKDICTSRTIVNFKDIVAYINCEHLIQDDEEGEEPLSPTAQQGI, encoded by the coding sequence ATGAGAGTCAAAGTCACTAAGTCAGAGCGTGAGCTCATAGAACGTGAGCTGAGACGGGGGACCACTAAGTCTCGGATAGCCTCCCTCTTGCATGTCAATTTCGAGACGGGTTGCCAAATGATTCAGCGAGTCCGTGAACAGATTCGTCCTGAGATTGGTGACCAAATACGCTTTACCTTCCGGCAGGTCCATATGCGGGGGACCATCCGTAAACTTCTGACCAACAGCGCTGTCGTCGACATCGATTGGCTCCGGTCAGATCCGACTATGAAGGATATTTGTACTAGCCGCACCATCGTCAATTTCAAGGATATTGTCGCCTACATCAACTGTGAGCATCTTATTCAAGATGATGAAGAAGGGGAAGAGCCCCTAAGTCCTACTGCTCAACAAGGGATTTAA
- a CDS encoding MATE family efflux transporter — protein sequence MHNMTTGSPLKRIINFSIPLLIGNIFQLVYNMVDTFIVGRTMGRDALAGISASSSVMFLILGFAQGLTAGLTIPLAQAFGARDFHKVRRSVTIAWTIALCVSMALTFLSTFFLRQILEVMMTPPEIIQYTYDYLIVIFSACTVTMLYNLLSNMMRALGDSRTPLYFLIIAALTNIVLDYVFIVNVGMGVAGAGLATVLSQAVSVILCLWAIHRRWPLLQVSWQKAMLVAEEVRYHLNMGFPMAFQSSIIAIGSISVTVALNQLGPLAIASYGAASKIEQIVILVLMSFGIAMATYVGQNFGAAQFDRIRQGVRQMTYLSVGVALVSGVILALTGAQVVTLFAEGSQGLEMAHYGQVFFYCSAPAYWLLALLFIYRYTLQGLGDSLIPTIAGIMELTMRMSAALILSQYLGFVGPAIASPLAWLGACVPLFLAYHHHKNHLQERFNQKLAQN from the coding sequence ATGCATAATATGACCACTGGGTCCCCCCTCAAACGCATTATTAACTTCTCCATCCCACTCCTAATTGGCAATATCTTCCAGCTTGTCTACAATATGGTCGACACCTTTATTGTTGGACGCACCATGGGGCGCGATGCCCTAGCAGGAATTTCTGCTTCATCCAGCGTCATGTTTCTGATTCTTGGCTTCGCACAAGGGCTGACGGCAGGATTAACGATTCCTTTGGCCCAGGCTTTTGGTGCTAGGGATTTCCATAAGGTACGGCGTTCAGTCACCATTGCCTGGACTATCGCGCTCTGCGTTTCCATGGCCTTGACCTTCCTGTCTACCTTCTTCCTCCGCCAAATTCTAGAAGTCATGATGACGCCGCCTGAAATCATTCAATATACTTACGATTATCTCATCGTCATCTTCAGCGCTTGTACTGTCACCATGCTTTACAATTTGCTAAGTAATATGATGCGGGCCTTGGGAGACAGCCGGACGCCTCTCTACTTTCTTATCATCGCGGCCTTAACCAATATCGTCTTAGACTATGTTTTCATCGTGAACGTGGGTATGGGGGTTGCGGGTGCTGGCCTCGCGACGGTCTTGTCACAAGCTGTCTCGGTTATCCTTTGCCTCTGGGCCATTCACCGTCGTTGGCCACTACTGCAGGTTTCCTGGCAGAAGGCCATGCTGGTAGCTGAAGAAGTCCGTTATCACCTCAATATGGGCTTCCCAATGGCCTTCCAGTCATCTATTATTGCCATTGGCTCCATTTCGGTCACAGTGGCTCTCAACCAGTTAGGTCCTCTAGCCATTGCCAGTTACGGAGCGGCCTCTAAGATTGAACAGATTGTGATTTTAGTCCTCATGTCCTTTGGGATTGCCATGGCAACTTATGTAGGCCAAAACTTTGGTGCCGCTCAATTTGACCGCATCCGCCAAGGAGTCCGCCAAATGACCTATTTATCTGTCGGTGTTGCGCTAGTGTCTGGCGTCATCCTAGCACTGACCGGAGCTCAGGTTGTTACCCTCTTCGCTGAAGGTAGCCAAGGACTGGAAATGGCCCACTACGGTCAAGTCTTCTTCTACTGTTCGGCGCCTGCATACTGGTTATTAGCTTTACTCTTCATCTATCGCTATACCTTGCAAGGGCTTGGCGACAGCCTAATTCCGACTATTGCCGGTATTATGGAGTTGACCATGCGTATGAGTGCCGCCCTGATTCTTAGTCAATATTTAGGTTTTGTAGGTCCCGCTATTGCCAGTCCTCTGGCCTGGCTAGGCGCATGTGTCCCCCTCTTTCTAGCCTATCATCATCACAAAAACCATCTGCAAGAACGCTTCAACCAAAAGCTGGCCCAGAATTAA